A stretch of the Poseidonibacter parvus genome encodes the following:
- a CDS encoding DUF4105 domain-containing protein: protein MTKIKLLFLFPFFYYYCFANNITINQNELNLISNDKMWQKLLHIKNKKSEIISNDFFISKEKNHLYKKELIETINAYTSNNLKKDNTHPLCKYPARYHWLSKKLDFINYEVPNYCTHLKKWSVYKNTQSISLMLVSGYLGNPASTFGHSFIKLNSKEAQNTNNLFDLSLNFGALVPDNEAIIKYIFKGIFGGYEAGFSDKYFYTQDLIYSHNEFRDIWDYELNLNTFEKQLIVFHLWEIVGKKFKYYFLDKNCAYRVSEIIELIKEEPIIQNAKYWYAPVETFHKLEEINKKTPILKKVKYIPSSQKVIYTKYSMLEKIEKKFIIKAIKTNYKDLEIHLQKLEKDEQINILDFLLSYEKYLLIKNPEVKDKKILKNKLLYLRLLLPIKENKKIKIKEKKSPAMGNKPMILGSSFTSLSKIGSYPTLDFSIFAIESLGQNSLNFNELIVGNTSIAYKPNSKENLFINEFSLIKIKKLNRTALDWEESFNPSWRLNIGSELIEKNSKTTNDIFITAGIGKTFEISENITSYYMLDASVHSKFPYITVKPNINFDFDFNKLKNSLEFGYEVNPYNKNTNEYLKVSAQYKVLDDFSIAISHENSSYSKSNVNLKWFF from the coding sequence ATGACAAAAATCAAACTCTTATTCTTATTTCCTTTTTTTTATTATTACTGTTTTGCAAATAATATTACAATTAATCAAAATGAACTAAATTTAATTTCAAATGATAAAATGTGGCAAAAATTACTTCATATTAAAAATAAAAAAAGTGAAATAATATCTAATGACTTTTTTATAAGTAAAGAAAAAAATCATTTATATAAAAAAGAATTAATAGAAACAATCAATGCCTATACTTCAAATAATCTAAAAAAAGACAATACACATCCTTTATGTAAATACCCTGCAAGGTACCATTGGTTATCAAAAAAACTTGATTTTATTAATTATGAAGTTCCAAATTATTGTACTCATCTTAAGAAATGGTCTGTATATAAAAATACTCAATCAATATCATTAATGCTGGTTAGTGGATATTTAGGAAACCCTGCTTCAACATTTGGGCATTCTTTTATAAAACTAAATTCAAAAGAAGCACAAAATACAAATAATTTGTTTGATTTATCTCTAAATTTTGGTGCTTTAGTTCCTGATAATGAAGCAATAATAAAATATATATTCAAAGGAATTTTTGGTGGTTATGAAGCAGGTTTCTCAGATAAGTACTTTTATACTCAAGATTTAATATATTCGCATAATGAATTTAGAGATATTTGGGATTATGAATTAAATTTAAATACTTTTGAAAAACAATTAATAGTATTTCATTTGTGGGAAATTGTAGGTAAGAAATTTAAGTACTATTTCTTAGATAAAAACTGTGCCTATAGAGTAAGTGAAATAATAGAATTAATAAAAGAAGAACCAATAATCCAAAATGCTAAATATTGGTATGCTCCTGTTGAAACATTTCATAAATTAGAAGAAATAAATAAAAAGACACCTATTTTAAAAAAAGTTAAATATATTCCTTCTTCACAAAAAGTAATTTATACTAAATATTCAATGCTTGAAAAAATTGAGAAAAAATTTATTATAAAAGCAATTAAAACAAATTATAAAGATTTAGAGATTCACCTGCAAAAGTTAGAAAAAGATGAGCAAATAAATATTCTAGATTTTCTATTATCATATGAAAAATATCTTTTAATAAAAAATCCAGAAGTAAAAGATAAAAAAATATTAAAAAATAAACTTTTATATTTAAGATTATTACTTCCAATAAAAGAAAATAAAAAGATAAAAATTAAAGAAAAAAAATCACCAGCTATGGGAAATAAACCTATGATTTTAGGTTCGTCTTTTACAAGCTTATCAAAAATAGGTTCTTATCCTACTTTAGATTTTTCAATATTTGCAATTGAATCATTAGGTCAAAATAGTCTTAATTTCAATGAATTAATAGTAGGTAATACATCAATTGCTTATAAACCTAATTCTAAAGAGAATTTATTTATAAATGAATTCTCTTTAATAAAAATTAAAAAACTAAATAGAACAGCTTTAGATTGGGAAGAAAGTTTTAATCCATCGTGGAGACTTAATATAGGAAGTGAACTAATTGAAAAGAATTCTAAAACAACAAATGATATTTTTATAACTGCAGGAATAGGAAAAACATTTGAAATATCAGAAAATATAACTTCTTATTATATGCTTGATGCAAGTGTACACTCAAAATTTCCATATATTACAGTTAAACCAAATATAAATTTTGATTTTGATTTTAATAAATTAAAAAATAGTTTGGAATTTGGATATGAAGTAAATCCTTATAATAAAAATACAAATGAATACTTAAAAGTTTCAGCACAATATAAAGTATTAGATGATTTTTCAATTGCCATCTCACATGAAAACAGTTCATATTCTAAATCAAATGTCAATCTAAAATGGTTTTTCTAA
- a CDS encoding Y-family DNA polymerase, producing the protein MFIHLDLDCFFVSAHRTIDDSLFHIPVAVGGRSNLNIFSTKKEIRKISSNDGAFVSSILTNEGQKTFKEYFVDENGKIRGIITTSSYEARAYGVKTAMSVNEALKLCPNLKMLSPNYPLYHDLSQKLKELLIKEIPLVEQFSIDEFFGDLSGYIDENEVVQFAYNLKDKIQKELGLPISIGIANTKFLSKLITEYAKPDGVKYVSKDNIGNFIRNIPISEFPGIGKGFQERLKGYGIKTLGDIKSNQKLFYSWKKPGIELYNRVCGIRDNKLTTFREKKSIGIGRTFDCIYDRVELKRRVVILARYLCFLVKKSKKNPLTYAIKIKYESNIKSKDYINVNTIFNELDFKNHMQELFIKNDNHPSHGVVQLNITVSNFARANEYTYNLFEHESDAKKSALTNQMQKLRDKYGIDIIKSANEIKKE; encoded by the coding sequence TTGTTTATTCATTTAGATTTAGATTGTTTTTTTGTATCTGCACATAGAACTATCGATGATAGTTTATTTCATATTCCAGTTGCTGTTGGAGGACGAAGTAATTTAAATATTTTTTCAACAAAAAAAGAAATAAGAAAAATCTCATCAAATGATGGTGCTTTTGTATCTTCAATTTTAACAAATGAAGGACAAAAAACTTTTAAAGAATACTTTGTGGATGAAAATGGAAAAATAAGAGGAATAATAACTACTTCTTCTTACGAAGCAAGAGCCTATGGTGTTAAAACTGCAATGAGTGTAAATGAAGCCTTAAAATTATGTCCAAATTTAAAGATGCTTTCACCAAATTATCCTTTGTATCATGACTTATCCCAAAAATTAAAAGAGCTTTTAATAAAAGAAATTCCACTGGTTGAGCAGTTTTCAATAGATGAATTTTTTGGAGATTTAAGTGGTTATATTGATGAAAATGAAGTAGTTCAATTTGCATATAATTTAAAAGATAAAATACAAAAAGAGTTAGGACTTCCTATTTCAATAGGGATTGCAAATACAAAATTTTTATCAAAATTAATCACAGAATATGCAAAACCAGATGGTGTTAAATACGTAAGCAAAGATAATATTGGTAACTTTATACGAAATATTCCAATATCAGAGTTTCCAGGAATTGGAAAAGGTTTTCAAGAAAGACTAAAAGGTTATGGAATTAAAACTCTTGGAGATATTAAAAGTAATCAAAAGCTTTTTTATTCATGGAAGAAACCAGGAATAGAACTTTACAATAGAGTTTGTGGAATAAGAGATAATAAACTTACAACCTTTAGAGAAAAGAAATCAATAGGAATAGGTCGAACATTTGATTGTATATATGATAGGGTTGAGCTAAAAAGAAGAGTTGTCATACTTGCTCGTTATTTATGTTTTTTGGTTAAAAAATCTAAAAAAAACCCCTTAACTTATGCAATTAAAATCAAATATGAATCAAATATAAAATCAAAAGATTATATAAATGTAAATACGATATTTAATGAGTTGGATTTTAAAAATCATATGCAAGAACTTTTTATAAAAAATGATAATCATCCAAGCCATGGAGTTGTACAGCTTAATATTACAGTATCAAATTTTGCAAGAGCAAATGAATATACATACAATCTTTTTGAGCATGAAAGTGATGCAAAAAAAAGTGCTTTAACAAATCAAATGCAAAAACTAAGAGATAAGTATGGAATTGATATTATAAAAAGTGCTAATGAAATAAAAAAGGAATGA
- a CDS encoding DUF3015 family protein, which produces MFTKTIKLSLAAITALMLSTAQDSQAREFADIYTECGLGAMIAPKNEAVAAVTNVTWDLGTTAISSNISSEDTCKGGQAKVASFINDSYENIEKDLASGNGEYLNTLASLAKKDTQSNEEFISTLRANFSSIVASNDYSEMTTYQKSQKLYNTIY; this is translated from the coding sequence ATGTTTACAAAAACAATAAAATTATCATTAGCTGCAATTACTGCATTAATGTTATCAACTGCGCAAGACTCTCAAGCTAGAGAATTTGCTGATATATATACTGAATGTGGATTAGGTGCAATGATTGCACCAAAAAATGAAGCTGTAGCTGCTGTTACTAATGTTACTTGGGATTTAGGAACAACTGCAATTTCTTCAAATATCTCTTCTGAAGATACTTGTAAAGGTGGTCAAGCAAAAGTTGCATCGTTTATTAACGATAGTTATGAAAATATTGAAAAAGATTTAGCAAGTGGAAATGGTGAGTATTTAAATACACTTGCTTCACTAGCAAAAAAAGACACTCAATCAAATGAAGAGTTTATTTCTACATTAAGAGCAAACTTTTCATCAATTGTTGCTAGCAATGATTATAGTGAAATGACTACATACCAAAAATCACAAAAGTTATATAATACTATTTATTAG